In Streptosporangiales bacterium, the following are encoded in one genomic region:
- a CDS encoding cupin domain-containing protein, protein MLIRTLDEVLGTPRDVNWTNGTSRRLLVADDGRGYTVTDTYVRPGTTTLLRYDNHLESCYCIEGSGRVESGDAVFDLGPGTLYAPEKGEEHRLSTTGGMRLICVFTPALTGDENHRHGPGQPSGY, encoded by the coding sequence ATGCTCATCCGCACGCTCGACGAGGTGCTCGGCACCCCGCGCGACGTCAACTGGACCAACGGCACGAGCCGCCGCCTGCTCGTCGCCGACGACGGGCGCGGCTACACGGTCACCGACACCTACGTCCGTCCCGGCACGACGACGCTGCTGCGCTACGACAACCATCTGGAGTCGTGCTACTGCATCGAGGGCAGCGGCCGCGTCGAGTCCGGCGACGCCGTCTTCGACCTCGGCCCTGGCACGCTGTACGCACCGGAGAAGGGCGAGGAGCACCGGTTGAGCACCACCGGGGGCATGCGGCTCATCTGCGTGTTCACCCCCGCGCTCACCGGCGACGAGAACCACCGGCACGGGCCCGGCCAGCCCTCGGGTTACTGA
- a CDS encoding sterol-binding protein, which yields MATLEECRQAITGLADRMSSSDGKPGLGDRTLSAHVTDLDVTFSGALRDGSLVDVTTDAQDQKAQIRLASSSDDLVAMADGKLDLAKAWLAKRIKIEASMMDLIKLKTMF from the coding sequence ATGGCCACACTCGAGGAGTGCCGGCAGGCGATCACCGGTCTCGCCGACCGGATGAGCTCGTCGGACGGCAAGCCGGGTCTCGGCGACCGTACCCTGAGCGCCCACGTCACCGATCTCGACGTGACGTTCAGCGGTGCGTTGCGCGACGGCAGCCTGGTCGACGTCACGACCGACGCGCAGGACCAGAAGGCGCAGATCAGGCTGGCGTCGAGCAGCGACGATCTCGTCGCCATGGCCGACGGCAAGCTCGACCTCGCCAAGGCCTGGCTGGCCAAGCGGATCAAGATCGAGGCGAGCATGATGGACCTGATCAAGCTCAAGACGATGTTCTGA
- a CDS encoding HAD-IIA family hydrolase — MPLSQDRRRQSALREAYDTVLLDLDGVVYVGDHAVAGAVDAIAAVRSAGTRVAFVTNNASRTPETVAESLRRLGVDATASDVVTAAQAAARLLAGKVPPGSAVLVVGGVGLRSALEERGLCPVDSADDDPVAVVQGFAPDLDYARLAEGAIALRAGALFVASNLDRTLPSPRGPLPGNGSLVEVLRHATGVEPISAGKPEPALHEEAVQRTGARRPLVVGDRLDTDIAGAVRAGSDSLLVMTGVTRPADLLRADASCRPTYVASDLAGLLRPYPEVVGTDGGWTCGGWTATVDDGVVRLDGDGGYDDALRVTCAAAWSATEPPVIDPALDVLR; from the coding sequence GTGCCGCTGTCGCAAGACCGCCGGAGGCAGTCAGCACTGCGCGAGGCGTACGACACGGTCCTGCTCGACCTGGACGGGGTGGTGTACGTCGGTGACCACGCCGTCGCCGGTGCCGTCGACGCCATCGCGGCGGTCAGGAGTGCGGGCACCCGGGTGGCGTTCGTGACCAACAACGCCTCGCGTACGCCGGAGACGGTCGCGGAGTCGCTGCGGCGTCTCGGTGTCGACGCGACGGCCTCCGACGTGGTCACCGCCGCCCAGGCGGCGGCGCGGCTGCTCGCCGGCAAGGTTCCGCCGGGCTCGGCGGTGCTCGTGGTCGGCGGCGTCGGCCTGCGGTCCGCGCTCGAGGAACGCGGCCTGTGCCCCGTCGACTCGGCGGACGACGACCCGGTCGCGGTCGTGCAGGGGTTCGCCCCCGACCTCGACTACGCCCGGCTGGCCGAGGGCGCGATCGCGCTCCGCGCCGGTGCGCTGTTCGTCGCGTCGAACCTCGACCGCACGCTGCCGAGCCCTCGCGGCCCGCTGCCGGGCAACGGGTCGCTCGTCGAGGTGCTGCGCCATGCCACCGGCGTCGAGCCGATCTCCGCCGGCAAGCCCGAGCCCGCCCTGCACGAGGAGGCCGTCCAGCGCACGGGTGCCCGCCGGCCCCTCGTCGTGGGCGACCGGCTCGACACCGACATCGCGGGAGCCGTCCGCGCCGGCAGCGACAGCCTGCTCGTCATGACCGGGGTGACCCGGCCGGCGGACCTGCTGCGCGCCGACGCGTCCTGCCGGCCGACCTACGTCGCGAGCGACCTCGCCGGCCTGCTGCGGCCCTACCCGGAGGTGGTCGGCACGGACGGCGGCTGGACGTGCGGCGGCTGGACCGCCACGGTCGACGACGGCGTGGTGCGGCTCGACGGCGACGGCGGGTACGACGACGCGCTGCGGGTGACCTGTGCCGCGGCGTGGTCGGCGACCGAGCCGCCGGTGATCGACCCGGCGCTCGACGTGCTGCGGTGA
- a CDS encoding hemolysin III family protein — translation MGAPHRPTRPEPDRPAPAPGPFERAADAARDGLHALKPRLRGWLHTGMAPVVLAGGVVLVVLAPSPLARLAAVIYAITSLLLFTVSAVYHRGRWSPRVLAVLRRLDHSNIFLIIAGTYTPIALLAMQGGPRIAVLVVVWTGAVLGVVFRIFWLSAPRWLYTPLYVGLGWVAVFVLPQILGGGGTAALVLVLAGGLAYTLGGLVYALKRPRLNPHWFGFHEVFHALTVVGYTAQYIAVSFVTYRVA, via the coding sequence ATGGGCGCCCCGCACCGGCCCACCCGCCCGGAGCCCGACCGGCCCGCGCCGGCACCGGGCCCGTTCGAACGTGCGGCCGATGCGGCCCGTGACGGCCTTCATGCCCTCAAGCCGCGGTTGCGCGGCTGGCTGCACACGGGCATGGCACCCGTCGTGCTCGCCGGCGGCGTCGTCCTCGTCGTGCTCGCACCGAGCCCGCTGGCCCGCCTCGCCGCGGTGATCTATGCGATCACGTCGCTGCTGCTGTTCACCGTGTCGGCGGTGTACCACCGGGGCCGGTGGTCGCCGCGCGTGCTCGCCGTCCTGCGCCGGCTCGACCACTCGAACATCTTCCTGATCATCGCCGGCACCTATACCCCGATCGCGCTGCTCGCCATGCAGGGCGGGCCGCGCATCGCGGTCCTGGTCGTCGTCTGGACCGGTGCGGTGCTGGGCGTCGTCTTCCGCATCTTCTGGCTGAGCGCGCCCCGCTGGCTCTACACGCCGCTGTACGTCGGTCTCGGCTGGGTCGCCGTCTTCGTCCTGCCGCAGATCCTCGGCGGCGGCGGTACGGCCGCACTGGTCCTCGTGCTCGCCGGCGGGCTCGCGTACACACTCGGCGGTCTCGTGTACGCACTCAAGCGGCCGCGGCTCAACCCGCACTGGTTCGGCTTCCACGAGGTGTTCCACGCGCTCACGGTGGTCGGCTACACGGCGCAGTACATCGCGGTGTCGTTCGTCACCTACCGCGTCGCCTGA
- a CDS encoding single-stranded DNA-binding protein codes for MGEGPDEAAAEAVNEIRLRGRLAGAPQARELPSGAEIVTWRVIVPRDPTDLPARPDGRRVTTVDTLDCSAWRAGIRRQVLRWRPGDIVEVEGPVHRRFYRSGGLPVSRHEIVARHAKRVAKAAD; via the coding sequence ATGGGTGAAGGCCCGGACGAGGCCGCCGCGGAGGCGGTCAACGAGATACGCCTGCGGGGCCGGCTGGCGGGGGCACCGCAGGCACGCGAGCTGCCCAGTGGTGCCGAGATCGTCACCTGGCGCGTGATCGTGCCACGCGACCCGACCGACCTGCCGGCGCGGCCGGACGGGCGGCGGGTCACGACGGTCGACACGCTCGACTGCTCGGCCTGGCGCGCGGGGATCAGGCGTCAGGTGCTGCGCTGGCGCCCCGGCGACATCGTGGAGGTCGAGGGCCCCGTGCACCGGCGGTTCTACCGCTCGGGCGGGTTGCCGGTCAGCCGGCACGAGATCGTCGCGCGGCACGCCAAGCGGGTGGCCAAGGCAGCCGACTGA
- a CDS encoding tetratricopeptide repeat protein yields MSGAERSGPEFAGDRQPPSGGVYEWYQRGLSLLDAGSPAAALQLFERAADAEPSSHSVREALARAQFDAGRYAEAAENFAIIVEENPVDDYARFGLGLAATRNGELDRAVEHLAVAVGLRPERMQYRTALRAARATRERQG; encoded by the coding sequence ATGTCGGGGGCCGAGAGGTCAGGGCCGGAGTTCGCCGGCGATCGGCAACCACCTTCAGGTGGCGTCTACGAGTGGTACCAGCGAGGTCTGTCGTTGCTCGACGCGGGCAGTCCGGCGGCCGCACTCCAGCTGTTCGAGCGCGCCGCCGACGCCGAGCCCTCGTCGCACAGCGTCCGCGAGGCTCTCGCCCGCGCGCAGTTCGACGCCGGTCGCTATGCCGAGGCCGCGGAGAACTTCGCGATCATCGTCGAGGAGAACCCGGTCGACGACTACGCACGGTTCGGGCTCGGTCTCGCGGCGACGCGCAACGGCGAGCTCGACCGGGCGGTCGAGCATCTCGCGGTCGCGGTGGGCCTGCGACCCGAACGCATGCAGTACCGCACCGCGCTCCGGGCGGCGCGCGCGACCAGGGAGCGGCAGGGGTGA
- a CDS encoding DUF1015 family protein: MSSGRTVGRPAAPQTDEATAGTGLVVRPFRGVRYSPAAVDLAAVTTPPYDVIDDAEARRLESREPHNMVRLVLPETGAPSVEARYARAATLLRQWLDSGVLVRDETPTLYVYEERGDDRVQRGLLGGIGLRAPHDRVILPHEDVHPVPVADRLAQMRATGANLEPIYLLAQGMGAATEVIADVVAHDRPLASTGDRTDAAYRLWGVSDPDRLRVVADALRRRQVLIADGHHRYAAYRRLQAHHRDAGHGAGAWDFGLALVVDTEAYPPTLQPIHRVLDRRTPADVLAALPASFAVHDAGTGLDAALDALRAAAGGSTDHHLVIAGDGAYRLLSLPRAAVDGVLPRERSAAWRALDVTAVHRALIDEVLRVPDDDQVFVHGAAAAVRLATERHGTALLLRPPSVADVFAVAAADERMPRKSTSFGPKPRGGVALRLLD, translated from the coding sequence ATGTCGAGCGGACGCACCGTGGGACGCCCCGCGGCACCCCAGACGGACGAGGCGACGGCGGGCACCGGTCTCGTCGTCCGGCCGTTCCGCGGCGTGCGCTACTCCCCCGCGGCGGTCGATCTCGCGGCCGTCACCACGCCTCCGTACGACGTCATCGACGACGCCGAGGCGCGGCGGCTGGAGAGCCGGGAGCCACACAACATGGTGCGGCTCGTGCTGCCGGAGACCGGTGCGCCCTCGGTGGAGGCGCGCTACGCGCGAGCGGCCACCCTGCTGCGTCAGTGGCTCGACTCCGGGGTGCTGGTGAGAGACGAGACGCCGACCCTTTACGTGTACGAGGAGCGAGGTGACGACCGGGTGCAGCGCGGCCTGCTCGGCGGCATCGGGCTGCGTGCACCGCACGACCGGGTGATCCTGCCGCACGAGGACGTCCATCCGGTCCCCGTCGCCGACCGGTTGGCGCAGATGCGTGCCACCGGCGCGAACCTCGAGCCGATCTACCTGCTCGCGCAGGGCATGGGTGCCGCGACCGAGGTCATCGCCGACGTGGTGGCCCACGACCGCCCCCTGGCGAGCACCGGCGATCGAACGGATGCCGCGTACCGGCTGTGGGGCGTCAGCGACCCCGACCGGTTGCGCGTCGTCGCCGACGCCCTGCGCCGACGCCAGGTGCTCATCGCCGACGGCCACCACAGGTACGCCGCGTACCGGCGGCTGCAGGCCCACCACCGCGACGCCGGCCACGGCGCCGGTGCGTGGGACTTCGGTCTCGCGCTCGTCGTCGACACCGAGGCGTACCCGCCGACCCTGCAGCCCATCCACCGCGTGCTCGACCGCCGGACTCCGGCGGACGTCCTCGCCGCCCTGCCGGCCAGCTTCGCCGTGCACGACGCGGGGACCGGCCTCGACGCTGCGCTCGACGCCCTGCGCGCGGCGGCCGGGGGCTCCACCGACCACCACCTCGTGATCGCCGGCGACGGCGCCTACCGGCTGCTGTCGCTCCCGCGTGCGGCGGTCGACGGCGTGCTGCCGCGAGAACGCTCCGCCGCGTGGCGCGCGCTCGACGTGACCGCGGTGCACCGTGCCCTGATCGACGAGGTGCTCCGGGTGCCGGACGACGACCAGGTGTTCGTACACGGCGCGGCCGCGGCCGTGCGGCTGGCCACCGAACGACACGGCACCGCCCTGCTGCTGCGACCGCCGAGCGTCGCCGACGTCTTCGCGGTGGCCGCCGCCGACGAACGGATGCCCCGCAAGTCGACGTCGTTCGGCCCGAAGCCGCGTGGGGGCGTCGCCCTGCGCCTGCTCGACTGA